The segment CCAAAAATTGTTCATATTCCAAACGAAGTCCTCTCATATCTCCTTCCGTGGGGATCTTTAGTGCTTTGCTCATGCATTCTCGCCATAGTCTTATTATCTAATCTTTTTGAGCGATGGCTACTTGGAGCGCTTTATCCACAAGTATGGGCAGACCTTGCCCATCATGAAAGACGACGTCGATCCTTTGTTTACCTGCACATCGGTGTGTTGATCATGGTCTTTCTCTGTATCTTCGGTGCCTTTCCAGTGTTTGACTTCCTCGTTGGCCGAGCCCAAGTCTCGGACATTTTGTTCAAACGCGTCACGTATGGCGACTATTTGTTTGTGCTGTCTCATATATATAGTGCATACTATAGCTTTGAGCTCAGCTTTCGCACAAAGTTTGCTAGTGCTATCAGTATCGCTCATCATATTGGCCTGTTGATTGTTATACAAATGGCCTTAGCACTCTTCGGAGATGTGCAAAAATATCCTGAGGCAATCCTCGAATTTTATATGTGTATGGTTTGGGGTATGTATCTGTATACTTTGCTTCtgccaaaaaaaaaaaaaaaaagcatTATTACGTGCTTAGTTGGCTGACAATCATAGGTACTTTTGATGTTATTGTCGAGCTTTTTCTCTACACATTCATGATCATTTGGCGAGTTAAGAGCTATAACCATTCACTACTAACCCAGATGGCTTATGTATGCTGTGTCTGGGTTCTAGTGGGAGCAACTGTTGAAACAGCAATCACTATATGGCTCCTCAAATGTTCATGGAGTCGGTGGAGTGTGTCCTTTCGCATTCTCCTTCCTTTACTATTTTCACTCTGGATTTCCACCCAGCTCTATGGTGGGTACAGGATTTTTGGCATGGCTCGCTCTCAAGAGCGACGAGCGAAGCTTGACCCGCAAACATCACGCTCTGATCATGACGAAACGTCGAGTCTCGAACGCCGGAAGCCTTAACAAGCCCGCAACAAGTATGACTGCACTGATTATACTTTAAGGAAGATCACATACACCTGGAGATGAGTCATGATCCTCATGTCTCTCTctccttatataatattaaatgTTGTATACGTCTGGCACCTCTAGGGCTATGGGACATACTGACCCTGCTGCGTAGGTAAGGGGATGTTTTGGTAGTTACCTCAAATAATTGATGAGATGTGGTAGTCGGGGGGTTATATGTCCTTATCAGGCCTTTCTTTGAGTTTGGAGGGAAATACATCACTCTGTACGTCTTGTTTTCATATAGCGTTATTTTTATAACACCAGAAAGCATATTTCATGTTACGGCAGCAATTCATAACACATCTCCCATCAAAACAGTCGCGGTCATACTTGTGCAGACTTTATACAAATTTATCTATGGTGCGCATGTATGTCAAGTAATACCAAGATTTTTGTACTAAGTgaataataattattacGCTATGACTCAAGGTCACAAAGTGACGTGTTCAGTGTTTTGTAGCATTGAGTTCCAACGCTCAACAATCTGTTCTCTCTCCTCAGAAGTGGCAGAGTTATAGTCATCTATAGCTTGCCTAAGCCTGATCAAAATACATTCTGCTTGGATTTTTGTCAGTTGTTTTTTAGATAATTCCTTTTCGAGCCCTTTCAGAGAATAGCCAGGTAGTGCGAAAACTGCTGCACTTGAATTAGCACATGGCTTCGGATAAAAGTCTACAAGGAAGTTTACGAGAAAAGAAACGTTATTGAATGAGAAACGGTACTCACCGACACCGAAGTGGCATGCTAACCCACAAAAGCCAATATATGTGCCCGATGCAAACCCCTTGAGACCCCCATCTCTAGCACCTATGTATGGTTCAATGAAAGGTACAGTTAGTGCTTTATAAACCCCAATAGCAAACTCTTCACAAGCTACTTGACAACCGCTCCTCAATCCAAGAATTTCACCACGTCTTCGTGGATTCAGCTTGTGTGTAGAACTGTGGCATGTCATATTCCAGAACCCATTAGCAACGTTGTAACAGAAAGCAGCAGGAGCTTTTAGGCAGGCTTTTGACACATCTCCAAAGTAACGACCTGTAGCATGTGCAATATAACCGGCTTTACGGAGGTGACCTTTCTTTCTGGTAGGCATGTCCAGTGCTGGATAGCCACGCTATGAAACTGAAACTGGGGGGAGTTTCAGTTTCATGAAACCGGGCGTCAGTATagtttcagtttcatatgAACCGGTTTCAGTTTCATACGAAACAATATCCAGGTGCAGTCCAATTTTTTGACAAGCTCGGCATCGATATACACCTTATCTCCAAGTACCCCAAAGATGTTTGGCATTGTCTGCCTACCTACACTACCAATTCCCTAGGCTCGCCATCACTTTCTGCCCCCTTACTCATCTCTATATCTTCTTGGAGTATCCTTACAGCCGCGTCGATATCCTCCGCTTCCCTAAACACCCCTGCAAGAAGCGGCCTGCTCTTTCCCTTTGGAACACTTATCCAACTTTTAATGCACTCACATGCCTCTACCATTTTGGCAGGCATGCTACTTCTATCCCATCTAACCTGCCGTCTTGCGCCTGAGAAGATTTGCTCTGCTTCCGTAGACATGGGGGGGATGCAGAATATGTCAATAGCCATACGGCAGAGGAGGGGGAAATTCTCTCGCTGGGTCGGTTCAAGCCACCACTGTAAGGCCGTTTGTTGTCCAATCCCAACCTGTGAGCCCTGCGAAGTATCATCAAAACCAGGCCATTAGAAGGCTTCAAATTACTTACATAAATAAAGCGGTTGAATTCATCCTTCACCTCACTCGCTGTGCTGTACACCTTCTGCCTCCAGcgatcaaactcatcgagttcttgctctttctcCTGTTGTTCATCTGGGAGCTGGTAGCTCTTGTAGTCTGTGGACCAGATCTTCCTTACAGCCTTCACGGCATTGCTGACCCAGGCTGGGTTTCTCTTCCACTGCTCACTCAGATAGCTCTTTCGGAGTGCTGGGTGGAGGAGAATACCGGCCACGTACACCGGGGCTTGTTCGGTAAGCTGGTAATACTTCTCGAACTTTAGCCAAGCCACGTGAAAGCGCGCGTAGAAGCGTGGGCCACTGAAAGCCCGGTTTTTAATCCGCGTGAagtgatgatggaggaaATCCATATGGgagagaacttcatcgagTGTATTCTCCCGGCCTTGGCGCACCGAGATCTGGTGGAATACTTGTAAGAACGCATGAATATCTCCTAGTTCGTTCCAGTCGTTGTGGTCCAGTGCATCTTTCTCGATTTTGGCATGATTTTCTTGAATCCAATCCATGAACTTTGCCCGATTCTCAATTGCCACGTCAATGAGGCGAAACCATGAATTCCAACGTGTGTCATTGTCCCTCGGCAAGGCCCTGCCAATCTCGGCCTTGAAGTCGTTGTAAATGCTGGTAGAGCTCCTTGAATATATGCACAAGTTGTGGAGTTTCCCCAGAACACTAAACTCCCGCCATTCCTCGGTAGCTTGTGCCTTCGTAATAATgcccccttcttctctttcggATAGCCTGCACAGCCGCTCATACGCCTCATCAATCCcctctctctcatcatcttgaatcttctttgctttacTCCGAAAGAGGAAGGCTTGAACGATGAGGTTCATGATGTGGCCACTGCAACGTAGTCGCCTGGCAACCGGATCTAAACCATCAATCTCTTTTGCGATATCGTCAAGCATAGTGTCGTTAGCGTCGTGATTATCCATCGTAAAGTAGCCAACCTTTCCTCTGAGATCGTACTCTTCGACAACCTCCAGGAAAGCCTTGGCTTGCAATTTCCCGTTGTGGCTTCCTTTGAACTCGCGCAGTGACAATAACGCTTGAGCGACTCCTCTCGTCTCCGCATCTACAAAATGGACCACGATTGCCTGGTATGCCGCCTTCTGTTCCGATGAGGTCCACATGTCAATGGTGAAGTGGACCATAGATGAGAGAGAATtatgaagcttcttgacgagccCTTGTTTGTGTTGAGCGAAAGTctttttgagaagcttcggCACCGCTCTGCGGCTGCGTAGGAGGACGTCCCGGGCCATATAGTTGCAGGAGAGTATAACAGCATGAAACTCGGGGTACTCGATGAATGTGTGGGCGATATTGCGAACCGCAAGAAGCCTGGCAAGTGCTTCCTCGAATGCAGGAATATTAATAGCGTTTGCCAAATATTTTTCCTCAGTAAGGTCTCGACTGGCTTGACGTTCCTCCTGCCTTCCGAACAAGTCCGTAATGGTGCCATgttgctgcttcttcagatcCGACCTTTCCACATGCTCTATCACCCGGATGCCATGAAAGTCCCGCAGGTGCTTGCGGGCTCGACTCAGGTTCGTCGTTATCGAATTAGGCTTTTTCGTGGAGCCGCAGTGCTTGCAGTACCAAATTTCGTGGTATGAGGTATCGCGAGCtttctcccctctctctTCATAAGGGCCACGCGCCTCGTTCCAAGTGCTTTTGTTCGTACGGCCTTTGGCGCGCTTGCCAGCCCGATCAGAGAGAGAGTGATCCATGTGTGCTTCGCGGGAACGGGAGAACCAGGAGAAGCAGACCCCAAGAGCTCATCAGAAGGCTCCGATAACAAGGGAGCGGGCGAAGCTGATGACATGTTGTCGGACAATTAATTCCACAGGGATCAGTGATGGCACCAGTCAACTGATAAGAAttaacaaaagaacaaatTAAATTGAACAGTCATGTGTTCGGGCATAGCTATTTAAGCTCATGTCGTTAGGATTGGAGTCCTTGATGCGACAAGCCGGATGTGAAACCGGAGACACGACTCTAAAGTACGGGCCGCGTTTTATATCCAGTCGCACGAACCTAGTGGTGATATGCGACACATATTTACTATTAGCAAGTTTCTAACTGCGTTGAAGGCATTTGGTTTGCGAAATTTTCTTGGTTAAGTACTAAGATATTTGGGACTCATCGGGCGTATATGAAACATATGAAACCGACTGAAACATATGAAACTGGAGGAGTTACTGTTTCATACGAATCCGGGTCCAGGGACTgtttcagtttcatatgAAACAGTATGAAACAACATGCGTGGCTATCCAGCACTGGGCATGTCTATCTTCCACGGGCCAAGGGGTTTCAAGATGCGCCCCAGTGTCTTGGTCCTTGCCCCGGACTTTTTGGTCTTCGCAGTGATAGCAGCCTCAAGATTGTTGAGGTTtgtggtgaagaagaagtcatgCTGAGCGTCTCCAACCTCAAACCAGTTTCTGACAGCATCCTTCGAAATACAGACGTTGCCATCCTGAGCTATATTTGGCGCTTGCAGTGGCTTGTTTCCACGGCTATTTAGGGATACAGAAACTCCCTTCCTTTCTTGCAAAGTCTGAAGATAGTCATTCGTCGCAATTTCAAAGGCTGTAATAAAGTTTGAAATAGCTGCCCATCCAGCAACAAGTGGATGTTTgacaccatcttcaacatacCAATGCTTATGGCGCAGCAAACTTATATCACAAGGATCGACAATATTCTTATTCGAGAGACAAGCCGCTGCGAAGCCACTTAATCGTGCGCCTGAAGGTATGTGTTCCCAGGTAGCCAGTCGCTCTGGGCATAAGTCGCACCTGATAAGATCCAGTCGACTTAAAATGTCTTCCGTGGTATTAACCGCACCGTCTTCGTCTGTGATAACCTTCGCGATTCGTTTGGCAGCTTCCTGGGCCTTAGACTCCAATGCGATAGTGATGCCCTCGGCTAGTTTCTCAGCAGTTAATTCCTTGTATGGAACCGGCCAGGGGCCGACATGTGACCGAGCAACCATCTGACCCCAGAAGGGTTGGTCTCCAAAGAATGGCACAATAACAGTGGGCTTTCCGGCTCTGATGCCAGCCGCTGTAGTAGCATAGCTAATAGCAGCCAGTGGATGTGGAAATGATTCCGTTGGTGACCAGGGCATAGTAAAGACCATATGAAGCGGAATGTGAAGCTTCTCGGCGCAATGTATATGAGCCATTGATGGCGgattggcgatgatgaggtcAGCAAGGAAGGGGTCTTTGGGATTTTCCACACGGGAAGCCGGCTGGGATGACCCAATGCCATCACCAGCTTCGATACAGCTCCTCCATGCACCGTTCATTATATTCCACATTTCCTTACGTCTGTTGTTCACCTCGCCTGCCTTGAGGCTCGCGTAACTAGGCCAAAGGCCTGGATTCTTGACCATGTAGGCCATAAGAGCCTCGCGATCACCACCAATGTTGAAGAATTCAACACCCTGCGACTCAACGAAATCTCTGAAATTGCTATCGGTACAGATACGCACACGATGGCCATAGTCACGGCTGGAAAGCAGTTTAGCTATGGGGATGAAAGGCTGTACATCGCCGCGAGAGCCGGCGATGTGAATGGCGATGTTGAGGCGTGGCTGGTTCAGCTGGTGGAAGCCAGGGTTTCCGTCAGATTGAGTATTGGCTTCAGCCGTATTAAGGTTACTCTGGAGGCGTTTGCACCAGTCTGTAAGTACTCGCGGGTTATCATGGAATCGGACTTCGCGTCGGCTATCGGTGGATGTGCCAGCTCTGCTGTTTGTTCTGATTTTGCCATGGGGCTTTGACCCAATGAGAGTGGGCTCGTGTGATGGAGAGCGAAAGAGAGGTGGTGCCATGCCGGCTTGTGATGGATTCAGTTCTCTAAATTAAGCGTTGCCGAATCCAACAAATCTGCGGTGGGGTGGGACCAAATATAATACCCCGAGCGCTGACTGGCAAGGACGTTGTAAAAAGCTAACACTCTGGCGCCTGGGATTACGCTGTGCCCTAGCCCAAATGTTCAGTTCTCAGCGACCCTCTTCAAGGTGGACCTTCTACGTCATTGTTTAGCGGAAAGGGTGGACCTGGCGATGGACAACTGGGTGGAGTCCGGCTTTCGGACCCCCGGCTGCCCGTAATTGCAAAAGATCGTTTGTTTTTATGTCCGCTCGCCAGCCACATCAAAACTGCTATATTGGATCACTAGAAAGCACAATTGGTATATATCGCTAGAaacagaaagaaaaaaaaatagaGTTCCGGGTATACAAGTTATGACCTAATGGCTTGAGTTGGTAAAGTTGTGATTCACCTACATCAGGCTTACATAAAGAATCTTAATAACACAGAGCTGCAGCACCATTGCCTACCTACCAGGCTGTATATATAACAAGGAGCCTTAGTCTAGATCTCAAAAGGATGTATGCCGATGCACGCACATGTGCCACTAAACCAAGGGCACGGGCATCGACACAACCGTGCACACACGTGTATGGCCAAACGGAGCCCGCGGGCGCCGGTAGACCTTGGGACAACTAGCGAAACTACTCTCGTGGTAGGGCGGATTGAAGGACCCCTTGTAAGCAGGGTTGCTGCTCCAACATGTTTTGATCATTGGTCGCACCGTATTGTACTACAGCTAAAGCCATCATCAGGACAGCCAGATTGGGCCGAATCATACTGCAGACGGGCATTATGAGTGCGAGCACGGCGAATACAGGCCCGAGCCTTCGCGGAACCCGGCGTCCCTAGGTGCCGACGCGCCGCATTTGAGGCAAAACCCCTACCCCCGAAGATCATTACTCATCAAATCCATAGCCAACATCCTATGCATGGATCCTGTTGTGGCTTCTCTGTTCCTTCGGTATGGGCAGATGCCTGTGTGTGTACTGATGGTGTGGGGAAGTTGGCTGTGAGGACTTGCAAAGGAGGGGAAGGGGAAAGAAGGGTGGGGAGGTGTGAGATTTTTAATCCGGGACAGTCTGCGTTTCCTATCCTAGCGTCATTACTTGAGAGATATCTCTGACTATATAAGATGACTACAAGCTCAGACAACCTTTTGCAAGTAGCAACAAGCTAAATATACCTCAACTTTCCCTTACCTGTGCttaccatcatcatcttcaaaaTGGCTACCAACCTTTACAACCCAGACGTTGCCGTTGTCGGCGCTGGCCTCAGCGGCCTCCGTGCTGCAAGAGAAATACAGAATTCAGGGCTGTCATGCGTCGTGCTCGAGTCGCTCGACCGTGTTGGTGGCAGGACCCTCTCCATGCCAACGAAAGAGAATGGTAAGGCACCTGTCGACCTGGGCGCCGCTTGGATAAACGACTCGTCGCAGACGGAGATGTTTGCGCTGGCTCAGGCATTCGGCTTCGACCTTGTGAAGCAGCGAGCAGAAGGAACCTCGATATACCAGGATGAACTTGGAAACGTAACGCCCACGCCATATGAAATGGAATCGGTGGTATGGCTAAATTCTTGATGTCTCAAAGAAACAATGCTAAAGATAATCACAGCTCTCACCGGAGGAAATCGGCAAGATGGACGCTTTGACGGCCACCATCAACAAGTTCGTCGAGAGAGCCGATTCTAATAACCCCCGTCAGGGACCTGATGCCGCAAAACTCGACTCCATGACCGCAATGGAGTTTGTGGACCAGGAGTGTGGTGGGGATCGAGTAGCTCATTCGTTGATGGCAACGGTTTCCGGTTCGCTGCTTGGTGTTAGTCCGGACAAAATTAGTGCACTACAGCTTGTTCACTATATCAAAGGCGGTACGGGCCTGACCAACGCTATTTCTGAGCTGAAGAATGGAGGACAATACCTGCGGATTCAGCAGGGTTGCCAGAGCTTTGCAACATGTCTAGCCGCTCAGCTCAGCCCTGGAACCATTCAAGTTTCGAGCCCTGTCCAACGGATCCGTCAGTCGGAGGACGGTTGCGTGGTCGAAACTACGGACGGTACCCGatacaacaccaagaagattGTCATATCAGTTCCCACGTCCCTCTATCATAAAATCCTTTTCGAGCCAGAGCTTCCTACGGCCAAAAGAACCCTTGGTGAATCAACAAAGTTTGGCTATTATGCCAAAACAATCCTCGTTTTCTCATCGCCCTGGTGGCAGGAGAACGGTTTGTCAGGCTGCTTGAGCTCAGAGAAAGGTCCGATAAGCTTCGCCCGGGATTCATGCGCTCCCAAAGATGGGCAGTACAGCTTCACTTGCTTCCACGTTGCCAAGCAGGGACAAGACTGGTCAGAGCTATCAGCGGAGGAGAGGCAACGCGCTGTTCTAGAACATTTTCGTACCATGTTCAATGTTGTTGTGAAGGATGTTCCGGAGCCTGTTCAAATACTGGAGAAGGAATGGGCTAAGGATCCATGGTTTGGAGGTGCATCGGTCCCTGTCATGATGCCAGGTGTCATGACTAGTGATGCAGGTGCTGCTATTCGTGATGCCGTGGGACATATCCATTTCGTAGGCACAGAAACAGCTACCGAGTGGATGGGATACATGGAGGGAGCGATTCGGTCTGGTAttcgaggaggaaaagaagtaATTGCTGCACTCAACCAGACAGTCTAGGCCGAGCTGTTTGTTTTCAGACAGGCCCATACCACTTCGTTATAACAATAAACAAGTCTACAACCAGATACATAAGGTGCTTCCAAGCAGTCTAGCTAACCAGTGCTTTTTGTAACAGCCCCGCTAGGAACACGGTTAAAAAATACTAGCGGCACTAGCGCAAGATTAGTCTCTAGTATCTTGATTATTTATTGACGTCAGTGACAATCTGATGTACAGTCTTACCGCTTTTAGTATTATTCTTAGACAGAGTAATGGGGCATATAGctaaagtaatattataagagttattactaatttataAGTGAAGGTTGAGAAACTCGTATAAGAAGGTACTTTAAAGATTATGTTGTTAATTGCTAACGTGGATGATAAGCATGACACATCTAAGTATATGACCCAAAAATCCCTCAATCTATAACATTtctatctaattagatacttCTCAACCATACAGTATGTAACAATCCTCAGATGAAGTTAGAATCCTTCTTACCTTTTAGGTCCTTCAAAAGAACCTAAAATTAAGTACCTAATGGGCAATAAGTATCTATAAAGTCTACTACTATACTTTATAATACCGCTACAATAGTATTCAATCATAATGCAATTAAATTCTAAAGTTACAGTAACTATCTAACCTAAAGGAATAGATAATAGTACAATTTATTCTTAACCAAGATTTATAAAGATTTCCTTTATAACTGCattttataaaagaaataattaacTCTCTACTAGCTgactataatatattacaTATTAATAAGTGTTaggcttataactttataaagtaattacCAAAGCTAAAGATATAGTAATTTTAgaagtataattattaaaaattaaaGTATAAAGACCTAACTATTATTTACAGctaatttaagcttatataaaatataagtaaCGTAGTTCACAAgcgagttggccagcatactGTGCAGCTAATAATAGTTTACCCTATAGCATTCcaaagcttaaataaattagctaaaaattaaataaaaggtGTTCCTAAAATAGTATAGTTAACTTTATTAAAAGgtattttttaaagatttttaagtattttagattatatagaaaaccttaaaatacagtgtattttacagtgtaaatagactttaaagtttatagctatataggatttttttaaaaatctaGGAAAGTTAATGTAGCTTACTTTAGGATTTATATATATGCTATTTAAatcttagctattttaagcCTAATTTgaatttataagaattatgtaaaaaatagcttttaaggtgaaaagtatgctggccaactcgcTTGTGAACTACgttataaggtataatatttaattaaataatatttaaaaccttaataagactggctttataataggttatattatagttagaataattattataagtttaGAAAGGTAAGAAATGCTAAAATTAATACAGCCTGAAAACTAAGAATGAATTACTGTAGTTTAAGTGATTAATACagaaggttaattaattacactatttattattaatataagctaatattaccatataaattagtattaagaatataacttCTTAAGCaattaagttattataataagtctaAATAGCTAGATAGATAATAAGTTAGGTCTTAAGTAGATAATTAGTCTTTAACTAATAAACTGGTCTCTATTGTTTTTTTAATCCTTAATGGTTATAGAAGCTACTATTCTACTAGTTTTAAGAGATACTATAAGGACTATAAGATTATTACACTCTACATTCtaacttatttatttttatttactCTAGCCTCTTAATGTTAAGTGCCTTAAGCTGCTAACAAAGGTACATAGTTAAGAAATAgagtatttaattaaatactttataacttatatttctaagaTTAAGTTCTCTCCTACCTTTTATACTGctttttaagttatatttatagtaagtaatatttaaagaGGTTTTAAGAGAGCTAGACTTAAACCTTTTGACTTAAAAAATGCaatattaaagcttaatatgTAGCTATAGACTGCAATGCCTCCTTAAGATGCTACTAAACTTTTAACCTCTTAAGTCTTAAAGACACTAAAGATAGCAATTAAGGCCTTATATTAATCTATATACCTTAAgaaaataaattaaaaggCATAAAAGTAGCTCTCTAAAGTCAATTGTAAAAGCTTtaaaatctaataataaagtcATAAAGGCagttatttataagattatcTTATTAAGAAGTAAGCTCTAAAACATTTAAGAagtaaataagatactaagctaGTACTAAATAGAAAAAAGGACTAAAGTATAGAAAGGAGTTATAATAACAGTGCAGGAAGTATTGCAGGCagttaattaaatagatGCTGATACGCAGGTAGTAGCCAAATCATTCAGAAATAGTAGTCAAGTGAGGTCAGAACGACTAAGTGGTCGGCATTATAGCGTATGCAGTAGGGCTAGATATAATGTAAGGACCTATTAGGTAGTGATTAAGGCATTTAGGGAAGagtataataagtagttttaattaattaattagtttatagTAGTTTTAAGATGATTTAAAGTCTAAAGGTTTAGATTTTTAGAGCACTCACTCATCAAACACGTTATGCCTTTTCTTGTAAACCCCGTACTAATATGAGTTTTATATCAGTTAAAGACTAACGCTCTCTATTAAGACAAGTCCTTTGGTCAAAGTTTCTGGGAGGCATATGTTATAGAACTATCTAAGCAGGATATCTATATTGGACCAACCTTCTCGCTGACTATGAGCTTCTAGTTAGTGACTATATCTCTCAAATATTATCCTTAGAGAGTTATTCCTGTATATACGACTGTAGGGGTCAGTCTTCGACCGTTGGCGCAAATTGGCTCCAAAATCGTGATTCCAGAGGAGACATCTGACTGTGTCTTCTCGGATAAAGTCGTAAGAACTGATCCACCGACTATGCCGGCAATAGCCTCTCTTTCTTGATCCCCAGTCTCGTCCATATTGAACATACGTTCTGTGCCAATAGATAGGTCTTTCATGACACTTTCAAGGCCTAAATAGTACCGGTATCGTTCCACCGAAGCCTCAATAAATTCAAAATCCACCCTTTGTCATGTATTCTTAGTCAAGGGCATCTCCATATGATTGTCAGTCGAGATTACAGAAGCTCCGCTGTAAACCGTTGACTCTTGTCTATTTTGTCATCAACTTTTGTATAGGAGTAGCCCACAGCAAGATATCGTCCCCTTCAAGCCCATGGTGATAATATGAACAAAATCCAAGTTCAATATTGAAGTCAATCAAAAAAGAGAGGGTAAAAATTAGGAGAAACGGTCCGCTAATTGTGAGACCAAGTAATCATACATTTCAAAGTGGTCTGTATTTTGCGCCGAACCCTGAGTGTAAGAACCGTTCGGAGTCTATCAAAGTAGTATCAATAGCCGTAATTGACGCGTTGCTGCTGAAGCGGAACTTTCCGATACTTTCTTTACACATCCAACATCTTTAAAGCCTATTATGGACCCACGTGCCttcctttttccttttccaaAAGACTGCAATGTGCCCGCCCCGGTTTGTCGTCTTTATCAAAGCTCGTGTTGGCGATTATTCTATATCCCACCAAGATATATAACACTCTGGGCGATTTAGTGGTCTGAAATTCCCCTAGAAGCTAATATTACTGCTTCTGGCCTGGGATATCTTGTGACAATCCCATCCTGCTAGCTGCGACAGCCTCCATCTCTCTGGTGGGCGGGCCAGCATAGT is part of the Fusarium oxysporum Fo47 chromosome VII, complete sequence genome and harbors:
- a CDS encoding uncharacterized protein (expressed protein) — protein: MAPPLFRSPSHEPTLIGSKPHGKIRTNSRAGTSTDSRREVRFHDNPRVLTDWCKRLQSNLNTAEANTQSDGNPGFHQLNQPRLNIAIHIAGSRGDVQPFIPIAKLLSSRDYGHRVRICTDSNFRDFVESQGVEFFNIGGDREALMAYMVKNPGLWPSYASLKAGEVNNRRKEMWNIMNGAWRSCIEAGDGIGSSQPASRVENPKDPFLADLIIANPPSMAHIHCAEKLHIPLHMVFTMPWSPTESFPHPLAAISYATT